CTGGGAAAACGCTAGAAGATTGAGAACACGACGAACGAAATGGGCCTATCGTTCCTTATGGTTTTTCGATATTCAGAGCGTCACTTGCCAAAAGCTATCGATTGTCAAGAATGAATAGCAGTGTGACCGTCACTTGAAAGCTGGGAATTCGTACGCGGGAAACCGATACTCTTGACCTTATCGAATATTCAGTCGAAAATAATCGAAAACCGATATCGAGTGTGTGAGCACTATCGCTGACCACTAACACCAACAACGTTTAGGAGCAAAAGAGTCGACGATGCGATGGGTAAAAACAAAGCCCCGTGTAAAAGTGTCCGAAAACCGTGCGTAGCATCAAACAAATCGTAACTCGGCCAGCGAATCTAGGTGCCGTTGTTTTCGGGGACGCGTGTGCAGTGCCGTTTCAAGTGTCGGTAATCGCCAAAATCCACAaaaaattttatgattttttaaaaaaacgtTCGCTAAACGCATTTCGTTCgttcactcacacacacacgtcaACCTAACACACGCACAGACGCAGACAAACACAACGCGCAGCgcatatacacacacaatgaAAAGAAGGCAGTGAAAATCGACAAGCGCacgcatgcacacacacacactaacgAGCACGCAGGCGAAAAAGTGTTGATATATATCCAATATATTGATGTTGTGTGcaacgttgttgttgctgctgctactgctgtgtgagtgagtgagggCGAGCGAGAAAGAGTGAGTGCGGTGCGCGCAGGATAAAGCGAAGATGATACACAAAGCGAAGGagtgaaaaaataattaacgGCAAAGAGGACTGCAAAGCGCAGAGCGGATAAAAGAGGAGCgctaacaacaataacaacgacTGCGGGTCCcctgcaaaaacaacaatagcaagaaccacatcaacaacaataacaacagcagcaagaacatcaacaacaagaactacaactacaaATTGGCCCTCTCATTTCGGCAGTCGCATAGCATAGCCCCATCTCACTCTCTCGTTCGTTGGGGGATACGAAAAAGTTCacatgcaacaacaacgacaacaaacaATAGCAGTCGCAGTCGACGCGggcagaggcagaggcagcgacAGAGACCGCGGCGCACTGAACGTATTTTgtacatataaacaaaaatagtttttaaactCCCcaaaatctaaatctaaaCCTAAAGTTAAGTCTAAAAGTGAAACCTAAAGCCCTAAGCATAAATCTACAGTtaataagttaattaaaagcaagCAAGTCCGGCGGTGTGCTTGAGTTAGAAAGGGGAGAAGCGAAGGAGAGGAACAcagcgagagagagaaaagagGAAGAGTAGAACGCTCAAGAGAAATTCGCCTTTTACACGATTTTAAATTGAGCGTTTGGCAGAGATccattatacatatacatccATCCAAAAAGAGAGGAGAGTAACAGTGAGAGAGACGGAGGAAGAGGAAGCggaggaaaacaaacaaacgggggagcagctgaagaagaagaacaagaaTCAGCTTCAGCAGTAGAAGAAGGAGCAACTGTAAACACACACAATCTCAGCCTCACGCTGGCGAATCGcaacggcggcaacaacaacagaggaggaggaggcggcggtaacaacaacaacaatggaggaggcggaggagcggCTGCAGTCGGCGCTGGCGCCGAAGGAACAGCAGGAGGTGGCGCAGGAGCCGGAGCGGCGGGCAGAGAcgctgcaggagcagcggccAACGAATGGAATCCGGAGGAAATGGACCGCTTCAGCTTCGACGACTCCATCCGCTTCGAGGAAGACTCCCTCTGCAGCTGGAGCTCCGAACCGGAATCGCTGTGCAACAACTGGCGCGGCTGGAAGAAGCCCGCTGCAGGCAGCGGCGCAGGCAATGGCGGCTTGAGCGGCATGGGCGGTATGGCTGTGGCCGGCGGCTCGGGAGCACCGCCGTTCGGAGGAGCAGGTGCCTCCGGTTCGTGCACACCGGGCGGCAATGGAACGGCCATGGCCAACACATCCACCTGCGGCAGACATTATGGTGAGTAGCATCTCCTTGTTGCTAGGGCGGGATTTAGGGCAGTGTACTCGGAGCATTCAGCATTTCACCAGTGAAACTACAGTTGTAAAAATCACAGATACAAATCTAAACTGTCGTATCTATTATTGAAGAGAACTTCTTAAAATCCGAAAAACGTTCTCCAACACTGACAGTTTTTAAAGTTCTAAAAGTGTGCGTCCTAAAGACATCAAATGCTATCCTCTTATTAGGAAATTAGTCTTTATTTCCTTTCGTATAAGAAGCTTTCATATGTCGCATATAAAAGATATTGAGTCCCTCATCCCGCTTATATCCAAATAGTTAATACCTATAACTTTCCCTTTATAATGAGTAAGGGGCACTGCTTAAATGTACAGCTTCTTTGAGCTATCTGTATAGCGTTAAATAATCAATTACTTGCTAcacaatttagtttttaagccAAGTAGAGTGATTTGCTTTAGCTGTATGTTTTACTAGCCTGGTCTCATTTTGCTATGTGCAATGCACATTTGGCCACACTGTGCTGCCTGTAATTATACGCATGACCTTTTCGCTTTTggtaaattctttaaaattggCTTAGGCACAACAACGAGCAGgctgtaattgttgttgccctcTGTCTGCAATTGTCTTCTTCGTTTCCCCGCATTTCCTCGAAGTCCTCTGCTTATCGCTGAAGTCAAAATCACGACTTTGGCTGCcaacgttttttattttcattcgtTTATACGAGTTTCCTTTTTACCTTTTGGTTGCGTTCCTTTGTCTTTCCCTGTGGCTCATTACGCTTGTGCATGTGGCTGgggcattgttttttttttttttgtttcgtgcCTGCCAAGAGACGTTCCTTACACGTTTTCTGTATCCTGTGCGCCGCCGCAGCACTATCATCATGTAATATCTGGATATCTGGCTGCGACTGCGCAGTTCGTCCTCGTCGCTGTTTCTTCTTCGTATCCTCCATTCGTCTTCGTCATTTGCCCATCCACTGCATTCGTTTGCTTATTTCCCTTTGTTCGCCTGAGCAGTGCTGCTGTGGGGGGAAACAGGACTATATTTGGAAGGGTCAAAGGACTAAACAGAGCGGCAAAGCCAAGGAGAAACTCCAACCATGCAGTTGTCTTCTCTGTGGATTCTTTGATAGCCAGGGTTGCCAGcttgttgattttattgctATTTGTTGATGCTAAGCAATAGTATTGCAAAACTAGCTGAACTTGGCTCAATCGTAATcatttttatctttttgtAATGTTATACATATCTTTTACTTGCTATAAACAGAGGAGTTGGCCATATGCTGCTGGTTTGTAAACCTAAAGAACCAATAGTTACTAGCTAAAGCTATTTGCTTTTGGCGGGAAAATAGCCAAAGAGCTAGCTCTGCGACTGGGTGTGTGTGCAGTGGCGAAGCCAGCTGCATTTTCATGCTCGAAAGACATAATAACCGCATCAAAAAACTATATTGCCTCAAAACGATGTCGCTGCTGCCAGCTGAACACGCTGACGTCGACTTCGACGTCGATGCTGAGGCGACGAGAGCCTCGCTTTGTTGTGTCAAAGAACCTTTTCAAGGATACCACCACAACCTGCCCAAGGGgatgtaataaaaataaagacgacgacgacgacacgAAGGAGAGTCCATTATTCCCTTCGCACCTTGCAGCTCCTCCGCCCCGTTTGCTGTGGCTCCCCAGATATGGTAGTTCTTCAGATAGTTGCAACGGAAGAAGCCCATTGATTTGATTGATCCAGAATTGTCAACGGCTTCTGATGCGATTGAATGCTTACATACATCATATGAATTCTGTGCGTTCGAGCATTTAACATGccataattgaaatgttttgaGCCAAGTTTTCTTGCGCTGGTTGAGGGGttctattaatttttaactAGCATCCAAATTACTTACTAATTTGATGACATGATTTACCATTAAACAGGACATTGGAAAACGAACATCAGCTAACCCAAGTTGCATTTGTCTGAATGTAAGGTTTGGTGACCTCAATCGATAATTATACTGATAAATTCCTTGTCCGTTGTGAGTAaaaggcaaatggaaatggcctTTATACCGAATTGCACAAAACCCAAGtgtatttgattgaaaatagAGTATGGTGACCCCGatcgatatatatttaattaacgtACTGATTGCTTCCTGCCTGATTTAATTAAACGGCAAATGGCAAAGCGTGTTgtcaaattgcaattgattttaaaCAACATTTCATTAGGAGcattagttaaatatatagaCTATGGTGACCCCACTTTGTTAGTTTTCTTTTAGGGAAAATAGAACACCATTTTCAAATAGAAACAAACTTTAAGCAATTAAGCTAAGTATAGTTTTGAGGTGACCCCAATTCTATGTCATTCATACCATAACTCTCCCATTGAGAGCTGTTATCCAGGGGATGACAGGAACAACGCAGATGAGCGTTCGCCAAGTGCGCCCCGCATAAACGTAAAGCGCAGAACGTCGATGCGATGCAATGACCCCGAATAAACCGAAACCGTGCAATGGTCACGCTGCAGTGCTGACAATGCAACTCCGTGTCCGTGAGAGGTGTGCGggctgtgagtgtgtgcgtgccttGAGTGGCCGGCGTTGCCACATGTCATCATCTAATTAGTGGGTCGAGGCTCGCTCGGTGTCAATTTcgaactgaaacagaaacagatacagatacagcgaCCAGCTGTATGTTTCACATTTCGCCGTGCATATCGGTTTCATGCACTTCCGCAGCCAAAACAATTGCACCAACATATGCAGCACATACATGCAGAAATGCTTGCTGGCACTTTGACCTgacccccttttttttttttttgttatttggcTTTCGTGCGAGCTTTTTGTGCCGAACAACCCGAATTTGTCgctggaaacaaaaaaaaaatacgtaGGAGCATGGCACAAGTATAACTATCagcatattttcaaatgagTTATCAGCGCATAAGTTatgatttcaaataaataaatcgcattGCTTTATGCCAGTGTAACTCATTTTTAACACTAAGCGTCTTCAAAAGACTTGTAAATTATCATGACCACGTGTTAAATGGTCTTGAGTGGAGAAACTAGATTCACTGCGATAACTTATTTAGTGTGGGTAACACTTTGCGAGATAAATCCTTTTGGTTAGCGATGTGTACATAGGGATTTCAAGGAAGAAGTCCACTCGGAGTGGCAAATAGTCGTAGGCAGTGTGGAGTTGCTCAACTTTGAGGGGCTCGTTCGGCATAGCACAAATAACTGGAGCATGAGTCTTTGTGTTGCATATTCTCCCTTTTATTGTTGCACGTTTCGTTAGTGCGacgcatggaaatggaaaacaaattaaagtgcaaataaaaactCCGAGGGCGAACGCAAGAGCGAGCCCAGTTGCGGCAAGGAGCAAACCAGTTTGAAGGGGCAGCAACAGCCTTGAATCTGCCGTAAAGAAGTTCAATGGGAAAAGtggcatatatatgtatgtatatatacgtgAATCAGTTATTAAGCCTTCCTCAATCAAATCAATCTGACTCATGCGGCCATTCGGATTCCACGAAGTCCCTCTCTTAACTGAATTCTTCATCTGACAAATGCATTAAGCTGTTGCTCTTGGATTCCTTGCCTTGCCTTTTCCTCCACTCGTCAgtcaaatggaattaaaataattaaaaccgAATGAAACTCAGAGTGACGGTAAGAGTACTGCGTACTGTCggatcttaaaaaaaaaagaagttaaaaaagaaaggtaaaataatttcaatgctTTAATTATAGGAAAATTTTGTTATACCTAAAAGTTCGACTTGGGTCCATAAGCATTAATGTTTCTCAActtgcaaaatatatttttaaaaaaatgccaACAGTCGTTGCTATTTTCCCGACCTCTGCTGTAGCTGTGTGTATGCATAAGACAGGCATGAGCAATAAGTTAGCGCTTGCGGAAAATGACTTTGAATAAAATGGTGCCAAAGTGTCTGAAAATTAAGCgatggggggggggggggggggggggggtcgCACGAAGAGCGGGCCAACGAGCCGACGAACGAGtagaagaaaacaaacaaacaaacaaaacaacgaCCTCTTTCGCTCAGTGCTGCCAATTTGGCTCGTTTTTTTATGGAACCCATATACGATATGTTTGAAGAAATTGCACACTCAATTAGATTTTTTTGTTATACTAGTTTGAATTAATCTTAATATAATCTTAATAATTTGGTTGTATCAATTAgggatatatattttgtaacaAGCCAGTTTCTGCATACAGATccgaattaaaaataagaattatTTGCAAACGAGTAATTAGAAATGGGATTCTTCGATAGCTTACTACTAAGAGTAATGATTCAAacaattgaaagtgaaatcGGTGGGATCTGTTTATCCTCCTGCGCGAATATTTTATTCGCGTGGGCGAACTTGAAccctgtgttctttttttcttggcggctgcatcatcatcagcaaaACACCAcaccatacatatataccataCATAAGTATGTATACGAAATACAATAACAAAGCTCTCTACTCTTTGTTGTGCTTTGGggtcattgttttttttttttttttgtttatgtttgtctgtttgtttgtcttttgtgTTCTGCGTTCTGCGTTTTAAAGGCATTGGAAACGAGACCTTTAAAATGCAGGTCCCCTCTTCCATTGCCATTGGTTTATTTGCATGCCAATTCAGTGGATTTCTGTTTATCTACAACTCAATTGCGCCTCGGAGATAATGACATTGGTTTACGCAGGGGAAAATTGCGTGGCCATGATTTCCATGTTTTCCCACGACAACCACATCGCAGAAAACCTATGCTTTATTTACACAGTTGCCTCGCAAGAGGGATTACGTTTCAGACCGAAAGATAATCAATCGTCTGAATCCCGAATGTTTATAAAGGCGATATCTATTCGGAAGTGCGACTACACCAATTTATGGATAGTGGCATGGGGGACTTTAATGGAATTCAAGATAAGAAACTTAATTACCTAAACATCccttttggcatttattgGGGCTTGAATCCAAGATAACTTTGAAATTATTAAGAAGAAGGTATGGAAAAGATTTGAgttcaaaatgtaaatataagaTAGAACCACCTGAAATCGTGTAATTTGCGGATGGTTGGTGATATGTGGATATAGGAATCCGGAGAATCCTTATCACCTTGCACTAATCGAATTatcctaaaatatttattcgtgCTCTGATGCGGCATAAACGTAATATGATTACGCGTATTTCGCCAGACAATctaatttacattttgttgACCTGTTGGGGGCTGTATGCTCGTTTCTACCCCGAAAAAACCTCGTGGTTGACCTCCCTTTCGCTGGTCATTGGCCGTTGGCTCCAGAAAAAGttctttaattaataaaatgccCGACATGGGTATGTGGTGTCTGTGTGACATGTATGTGGCTTTTCCGCGCtttgtttgtgtttaattATGGTAGAAGAAATATGGCATTAGTCATTTGGCAGCTTCTTCGAGAAATTAGCATCGTCATGGTTTTCCCTTATTAAACTGGTTGCTTTAACCTGGGCTTAAATCCATGCAACACTTTTCGCGGTTATCTAATCGAATATTTGACAAGGTTTGGGTTTAAATGCTGCACAGCTGAAGAATATAATGGAATTCATTGTTTTCAATGATACCAATGTTCTTAGAACTTAGAAGGCATATTATCAATCAAAATGTACTGTACAGAATAGTTTGATGGTACCAGTGCATTATCCAGTACCCAGATGCCTTCTATATTCCGTTCGCCTTCTTCCAGAAGTATCAACATTGGCCGAACTGGCAGCCCGCTGTGTGGCCTCCTACATACCGTTCGAGCTGGTGGAGCACGTGTATCCGCCGGTgccggagcagctgcagctgcgcaTTGCGTTCTGGAGCTTTCCGGACAACGAGGAGGACATCCGGCTCTACTCCTGCCTGGCCAATAGCTCGGCGGACGAGTTCAATCGCGGCGACTCGTTGTTTCGGTTGCGAGCTGTCAAGGATCCGCTGCAAATAGGTAAGTTTGTCCAGCGCCAGGGGATAAATGCTAGACgcaactaactaactaacccATTCACTTGCAGGCTTTCACCTCTCGGCCAGCGTGGTCAATCAGACGCCGCGTGCCTATTTCAATGTGGCCGTCACCTTTGACCGCCGACGCATCTCCTCTTGCAACTGCACCTGCACCTCGTCCGCCTACTGGTGCTCCCACGTAGTCGCCGTTTGTCTGCATCGCATCCATTGCGTAAGTATGGTGCAGGGTGTAGAAGTATTAAATGACCTTTGGTTACTCTCCCTTGTGGTATCATATCAATTGGAATCATGTTCATTTATACAACTTAAATTCTATTGTCTTGCAGCCCCAGGAGGTCTGTCTGCGTGCTCCGGTATCGGAATCATTGACTCGCCTGCAACGCGACCAGTTGCAAAAGTTTGCCCAGTATCTGATCAGCGAGCTGCCTCAGCAGATCTTGCCGACGGCTCAGCGGCTCCTGGATGAGTTGCTCAGTGCGCAACCCACGGCGATCAACACTGTGTGCGGTGCACCTGATCCGACGGCCGGCGCCTCGATCAATGACCAGACCAGCTGGTATCTGGACGAGAAGACGTTGCATAACAACATTAAACGAATCCTCATCAAGTTCTGTTTGCCCGCCCCGATTGTGTTTAGGTGAGTAATCTCATAGAGCCTTCTATCCTGACTCCTTTGTAATTTATGGCCTTCATTATCGCCACAGCGACGTGAACTATCTGACGAACTCAGCTCCCCCAGCGGCGGCCGAGTGGAGCTCGCTACTCCGACCGCTGCGGGGACGTGAGCCGGAGGGCATGTGGAATCTGCTTTCGATCGTGCGCGAGATGTACAGGCGCTGTGATCGGAACGCAGTGCGTCTCCTGGAGATCATCACGGAGGAGTGCTTGTACTGCGATCAGATACTCATCTGGTGGTTCCAGACGAAGCTGGCACTGATGATGGGGTCCCACGGCCACTCCGGCGGTAAGCACTCTAACACTCACTCCAACTCCACGGCTCTGCAGCATGCTTGCAGTTCGCTGTGCGACGAAATCGTTGCACTGTGGCGATTGGCAGCGCTCAATCCCGGCCTGGCGCCGGACGAGCGAGATATGCTGCACGCCCAGTTCACGGCCTGGCATCTAAAGATTCTTGACCGGGTGGTCAAGAGCCGAATGATGCCGTCGTCGTACACCAACAAGCACCAGCAGAACTCGAGATCCGAGACGGAGCTGTTCATCGGCTTCAAGCCGGCCATCGAGGCGTGCTACTTGGACTGGGAGGGCTACCCCATACCGGGAGTGACGCACACCCACGACACGAATCCCATCTACTACTCGCCGTTCACTTGCTTCAAGCACACGGACCTCAAGGGCGAGTCCAACAATCCCGGCCAGCTGAATGCCACCCAAGCGCTGATGTCGAACAACAAGCACTACAATTACTTTAGTTCATCCAGCGATCATGGTATGCACGCAGGAGCCTTCAAGCAGAGGTTGGACCGGCCTTTTCGTGAGTCGCGATTCTATACGAATCCGGCCGATCTGGACGGAGGAGCAGCGTTGGCGGGCGGAGGATCTGGCAGGTTTTCCACGGGACTGGGTTCCGTTGCCGTTGGAGGAGCTGGTGGAGGAGGCTTGGGTCAGATGAGCGGAGGAGTTAATAATTCCGTTGGAGGGTCAGCGGCCGCCGAAGTGAATCccgtgcagcagcagcttcccAGTGGCTCGGCGGGAGTCGGTGCCTCTGTGACAAATGTCAAGGTTGTGGTAGCAACGGATGGCAATCGTTCGAGTGCCAGCAGCGAGGGATTCTGCGAGAACGATGATTTCGGCGGCGACACCAGCAGCAGTCATAACTACTGTCCACCTGGACAGGCGGTTGTGCCTGGCCAGAAATCTGCCCTCACGGAGTCGGATTCGCAGAGCAGCTTCGATGCAGTGTCGCAGCAGAGCAAGGATGAGCCACCAGTCGGgggagtgggtgtggcagtGGGTGTTGAACAAGCCCTTTCCACATCTGACACTTCGTCggcctcctcctcttcgtcaTCTGCTTCTACAGCTTCGGGGAGCTCTAATAGTTCCACTTCCTCTATGCTGATGGCTGGACAGGAGGCGACTGTCGGGGTTGGTGGCGCTGTGCAGCAAACACCTCGTCGCCTCAGCAAGGATGAATCCTTTAGCAGCAGTAGCGACGAGTTCAACCAGGGAGGCGTGGGTGGATCAGCAGGTCGAGCGGCTATGGCCTCCAGTGGAAGTGGATCGGGTGCTGGCGACGCAGTAGCGGTAGGAGCGGGATCAACAGCTGGCGGAGATCTGACGCCGGTGCCCAGCACGTCGGCAGCTGCCCGTGCTGCCTTGGCCGCTAGCTCCACGGGGCCGGTGATTTCCGCTTCACCTCATCTTGCAGCCAGCGCAGCAGGAGGCTTAGGAGTGCTGGGTGTGGGTGCATTGGGTGCAGACCAGCCTTGCACCTCATCCGCGCATGCAGCCCGAGCTCTGGCAGCTGCAGTGGCTGCTTCCAGCGACAAGCCGCATGTTTTCTCCAATGTGCGGCCCACAGAGGACGCCTGGGATATACTGCTGGCCAGAGCCGAGGGTCTGCATGCCCACGGTCACGGAGCCGAGGCTTGCATCCTGGCCGTCCGGCTGGCCGAACAGATGCTGGCTAATCCGCCTAACCTACTTCTGGAACTGCCACCCGCACCCAAGAGAAAGGGCAAGAAGCAAAACGTGAATCCCATCTCGCATCAGCTGACAGTTGTGGCCTCTGCAACGCTGTCCAAGTGTGCTTTTCTCTGCACAGTGCTGTCGGAGAACTCTGAACACTACCACATTGGGTTTCGGATATGCCTCTTCGCCTTGGAGATGCCGCGACCGCCAGCAAGCACCAAGCCCCTGGAAGTCAAGCTGGCCAACCAGGAGGCGGACATACTGGCTCTACTGAAGCGCCTGCCGCTGGGATCCGCGGAGCTGCAAGTAATCCGAGAGCGAGCTGAGCAATTGCGCAGCGGAACCTTTAAGACGCGAGGAGAGGCTCTGTTGCCGATTAACCTGGCCACGTTTATTTTCGATGCCCTAGTTACCCTTAGCCCCTTGGGTGGATCCACAATTGTCCCTGGCGTGGCATCCTCTAGTGGTGTATCAAGTGCGGCCGGCAAGTCTATGGTCAATACAGGCACACGTTTGCTGCTCTACAAGCACAACAGCGATGAGAGTCTGGGATTCGATGCTGCAGTCGCTGCTCTAGGACTAAAAGCCAATGTGTCGGAGGCAGAGCATCCGTTGTTGTGCGAAGGAACCCGCCGGCAGCGCGGGGATCTTGCTCTGACATTGCTTTCCCACTACAAGGATGAGCCCCGCAAGATAGCCAAGATCATGGAGAAGCTTCTGGACAGGGACATACATACGCTTCTAAATGCGCCACTCCTGCCCGCTTATTACTCGAGTAATCCGCCTGTGAGGACGCGAAGTAATCAGCCCACGCGCAGAGAGGATCACGATTATGGCGGTGGCTCTGGATGCGCCTCTTCCAACTGCAATCCGGTAGCCAATTTGTGTGAACTTCTGCCGGCGGACTACGGCAGTGTGGGAGGAAACAGTCGCCCACACAGCTCCACGAGTGCCGAACTGGAACTAAGCATGTGTGCCCTGAGCATGGCCAGCAGTGGCAGCCAGTCGGGAGGCGTTCAAGGTATGGTGCCCACAACGAATGCAGCGGGAAACACGGGAACCCCCAGTTCCAGCAGCACGACGGTCAGCGGAAGCCAGAATCCCAATGGTAATCCCAGTGGCAGCGGTGGAGGTGGAAACGGCGGAGGTGGCAACggtggtggaggcggcggcggaggtggtggaggCTCCACCAGTAGCCGAAGCAAGGAAAGCCGCTACAAGGGAAAGAGAGCATATCCCTCGATACCCAACCAGCCATCGGAAGCCAGTGCTCACTTCATGttcgagctggccaagaatGTGCTGACCAAGGCCGGCGGCAATAGTTCCACATCGCTCTTCACCCAGGCGAGCACCAGCCAAAATCACCATGGACCGCACCGTGCCCTTCACATGTGCGCCTTCCAACTAGGGCTGTATGCCCTTGGTCTGCACAACTGTGTGAGCCCCAATTGGCTATCGAGGACGTACTCGTCGCACGTCTCCTGGATCCTGGGGCAAGCTATGGAAATTGGTGCGCCGGCGATAAGCTTTCTTATTGACACTTGGGAGGCGCATCTCACGCCTCCCGAAGCGGCTGGCATGGCCGATCGTGCGTCGCGCGGATGGGACAGCAACATGGTCTATCCAGCGGCGGAGCTAGCCCTGTCTGTTCTGCCCCACGCAGCTGCCCTCAATCCCAACGAGATCCAGCGTGCGATTCTGCAGTGCAAGGAGCAAAGCGATCTGATGCTGGAGCGGGCCTGTCTAACCGTGGAGACAGCTGCCAAGGGCGGCGGCGTCTATCCGGAGGTGCTGTTCCAGGTAGCGCGCTACTGGTACGAGCTGTACATGC
This Drosophila simulans strain w501 chromosome X, Prin_Dsim_3.1, whole genome shotgun sequence DNA region includes the following protein-coding sequences:
- the LOC6740216 gene encoding zinc finger SWIM domain-containing protein 8 homolog isoform X2 yields the protein MDRFSFDDSIRFEEDSLCSWSSEPESLCNNWRGWKKPAAGSGAGNGGLSGMGGMAVAGGSGAPPFGGAGASGSCTPGGNGTAMANTSTCGRHYVSTLAELAARCVASYIPFELVEHVYPPVPEQLQLRIAFWSFPDNEEDIRLYSCLANSSADEFNRGDSLFRLRAVKDPLQIGFHLSASVVNQTPRAYFNVAVTFDRRRISSCNCTCTSSAYWCSHVVAVCLHRIHCPQEVCLRAPVSESLTRLQRDQLQKFAQYLISELPQQILPTAQRLLDELLSAQPTAINTVCGAPDPTAGASINDQTSWYLDEKTLHNNIKRILIKFCLPAPIVFSDVNYLTNSAPPAAAEWSSLLRPLRGREPEGMWNLLSIVREMYRRCDRNAVRLLEIITEECLYCDQILIWWFQTKLALMMGSHGHSGGKHSNTHSNSTALQHACSSLCDEIVALWRLAALNPGLAPDERDMLHAQFTAWHLKILDRVVKSRMMPSSYTNKHQQNSRSETELFIGFKPAIEACYLDWEGYPIPGVTHTHDTNPIYYSPFTCFKHTDLKGESNNPGQLNATQALMSNNKHYNYFSSSSDHGMHAGAFKQRLDRPFRESRFYTNPADLDGGAALAGGGSGRFSTGLGSVAVGGAGGGGLGQMSGGVNNSVGGSAAAEVNPVQQQLPSGSAGVGASVTNVKVVVATDGNRSSASSEGFCENDDFGGDTSSSHNYCPPGQAVVPGQKSALTESDSQSSFDAVSQQSKDEPPVGGVGVAVGVEQALSTSDTSSASSSSSSASTASGSSNSSTSSMLMAGQEATVGVGGAVQQTPRRLSKDESFSSSSDEFNQGGVGGSAGRAAMASSGSGSGAGDAVAVGAGSTAGGDLTPVPSTSAAARAALAASSTGPVISASPHLAASAAGGLGVLGVGALGADQPCTSSAHAARALAAAVAASSDKPHVFSNVRPTEDAWDILLARAEGLHAHGHGAEACILAVRLAEQMLANPPNLLLELPPAPKRKGKKQNVNPISHQLTVVASATLSKCAFLCTVLSENSEHYHIGFRICLFALEMPRPPASTKPLEVKLANQEADILALLKRLPLGSAELQVIRERAEQLRSGTFKTRGEALLPINLATFIFDALVTLSPLGGSTIVPGVASSSGVSSAAGKSMVNTGTRLLLYKHNSDESLGFDAAVAALGLKANVSEAEHPLLCEGTRRQRGDLALTLLSHYKDEPRKIAKIMEKLLDRDIHTLLNAPLLPAYYSSNPPVRTRSNQPTRREDHDYGGGSGCASSNCNPVANLCELLPADYGSVGGNSRPHSSTSAELELSMCALSMASSGSQSGGVQGMVPTTNAAGNTGTPSSSSTTVSGSQNPNGNPSGSGGGGNGGGGNGGGGGGGGGGGSTSSRSKESRYKGKRAYPSIPNQPSEASAHFMFELAKNVLTKAGGNSSTSLFTQASTSQNHHGPHRALHMCAFQLGLYALGLHNCVSPNWLSRTYSSHVSWILGQAMEIGAPAISFLIDTWEAHLTPPEAAGMADRASRGWDSNMVYPAAELALSVLPHAAALNPNEIQRAILQCKEQSDLMLERACLTVETAAKGGGVYPEVLFQVARYWYELYMRNTPNNSEFEPHDDTMDHSAVSLSALIESQQQHELQQQQQAVQQQQAVQQQQQVVQQQQQVVQQQQQLGMPNPVVQGGVGPGPGLPVAVPPPVVGSVQNPQAQFQPVGVASLAPLGMAQYPPYSFCQGLYAHHHNLSYPPGQMQMFISAGPPPPPQAYGGYQQPPPQQPPNPQQQQQVVQQQVQQQQVVQQQQQQVQMGGQAPPGHPGQQGHPGQPPSGFQPQPLPGAFQALPPQAYQAMQAGPPGPPMGPPQGYYGPPPPPPPNGPPGVGVGVGVGVMPMRQHQHQHPVYPFMQQAPPQPPQQQQPPPSQPPVRQRQPHQFTPTQLRYLLAAYNVGMLAMETLARRVHDDRPQAKYARNPPYGEDVKWLLRISKKLGTQYLHQFCICAVNSIVSPFVLHDVAIESAHYLGRNNHQMVMQHLRSALTPLVQKCQQMYIQCIHQKLYHLTQGDYEEFASIVVAARAAFQITPEGNAQFKDWLQSIKRSKSCKKELWSQINAALQSNSK